From a single Ailuropoda melanoleuca isolate Jingjing chromosome 12, ASM200744v2, whole genome shotgun sequence genomic region:
- the IGSF23 gene encoding immunoglobulin superfamily member 23: MEVLSHCSSVLSLWDLCGNFGAWEKSSVISGILISSCTCSASLELPAPQPPDPLTEGAGACLPVPGSPNGVLSTSWFRGHKAQPESLIFSPEGLPRPNHASQETLDTQSSLIIGSGTAQDTVLETSRRRRSATEQIPGQASSNAVMLLTFPYASEGVIQSDLNYSVILECLASSITPKPVLHWTLNGEPYRTGSLLIIRKLSWEQLGTYVCTAKNSQGQYSSYPVTLSLPQDNVDPTDAEPIEPDPVLSVSGGAAIGLLLAGNIGAVMLIGGIGFTIVHSIRTNRQRIRMCC; the protein is encoded by the exons ATGGAGGTTCTCAGTCACTGCTCTTCTGTTCTCAGCCTCTGGGACCTCTGTGGAAATTTTGGGGCATGGGAGAAGTCAAGTGTAATATCTg gCATCCTGATCTCATCCTGCACCTGCTCTGCCTCCTTGGAGCTGCCCGCCCCCCAACCTCCAGACCCCTTGACCGAAGGAGCCggtgcctgcctgcctgtccccGGAAGCCCGAATGGTGTTCTCTCCACTTCCTGGTTCCGAGGACACAAGGCCCAGCCAGAAAGCCTGATCTTCTCCCCTGAGGGCCTCCCACGGCCCAACCACGCCAGCCAGGAGACACTGGACACCCAAAGCAGTCTGATCATTGGAAGCGGGACGGCTCAAGACACGGTGCTGGAAACCAGCAGAAGACGCAGGAGTGCAACAGAGCAGATACCTGGCCAAG CCAGCTCCAACGCGGTGATGCTGCTGACATTCCCTTATGCCTCCGAGGGTGTTATCCAGAGTGACCTCAACTATTCGGTGATCCTGGAGTGTCTGGCTTCTTCTATAACCCCCAAACCCGTGCTGCACTGGACCCTCAATGGGGAGCCCTACAGGACGGGGTCTCTGCTGATCATCCGGAAGTTGTCCTGGGAGCAGCTGGGCACCTACGTGTGCACGGCCAAGAACAGCCAGGGACAGTATTCCTCCTATCCTGTGACCCTGTCGCTTCCAC AAGACAACGTGGATCCCACAGATGCTGAGCCCATCGAGCCAGACCCCGTTCTGTCCGTGTCAGGAGGAGCTGCCATCGGCCTCCTCCTGGCTGGAAATATAGGGGCCGTAATGCTGATCGGAGGCATAGGCTTCACCATAGTCCACAGCATAAG GACTAACAGGCAAAGAATACGGATGTGCTGCTGA